One genomic segment of Pseudomonas chlororaphis subsp. aurantiaca includes these proteins:
- a CDS encoding LysR substrate-binding domain-containing protein: MPRRLPPLYALRAFEAAARHSSFTRAAEELSITQSAVSRHIRTLEDHFACRLFQRSGRNLQLTEAARLLLPGIREGFTALERACNTLRAEDDILRMKAPSTLTMRWLLARLSRFRHLQPGNEVQLTSAWMDVDSVDFNQEPFDCAVLLSNGHFPPDWEASYLFPELLIPVGAPNLLNDQPWDVARLAATELLHPTPDRRDWRNWLERMGLSEQVSLKGGQVFDTLELGMIAAARGYGVSMGDLLMVAEDVAQGRLSLPWPTAVASGENYYLVWPKTRPGGERLRRLSDFLQNEVRAMQLPDVERLG; this comes from the coding sequence ATGCCCCGTCGTCTTCCGCCCCTGTATGCCTTGCGTGCCTTTGAAGCCGCGGCGCGACACAGCTCGTTCACCCGCGCGGCGGAGGAGCTGTCGATCACCCAGAGCGCGGTCAGCCGGCATATCCGCACCCTGGAAGATCACTTCGCCTGCCGGCTGTTCCAGCGCAGCGGGCGCAACCTGCAACTGACCGAGGCCGCGCGCCTGCTGTTGCCGGGTATCCGCGAAGGCTTCACTGCCCTCGAGCGCGCCTGCAATACCCTGCGCGCCGAAGACGACATCCTGCGCATGAAGGCGCCCTCGACCCTGACCATGCGCTGGCTGCTGGCGCGCCTGAGCCGCTTCCGCCATCTGCAGCCGGGCAACGAGGTGCAACTGACCAGCGCCTGGATGGACGTCGATTCGGTGGACTTCAACCAGGAGCCTTTCGACTGCGCGGTGCTGCTGAGCAACGGCCACTTTCCGCCGGACTGGGAGGCCAGCTACCTGTTTCCGGAATTGCTGATCCCGGTGGGTGCGCCGAACCTGCTCAACGACCAACCGTGGGACGTGGCGCGACTGGCCGCCACCGAGTTGCTGCACCCGACTCCGGATCGCCGCGACTGGCGCAACTGGCTGGAGCGCATGGGGCTGTCCGAGCAGGTCTCGCTCAAGGGCGGGCAGGTGTTCGACACCCTGGAGCTGGGCATGATCGCCGCGGCCCGGGGCTACGGGGTTTCCATGGGCGATCTGCTGATGGTGGCCGAGGATGTGGCCCAGGGACGGCTGAGCCTGCCCTGGCCGACGGCGGTGGCCAGTGGCGAGAACTACTACCTGGTCTGGCCCAAGACCCGGCCTGGAGGTGAACGTTTGCGCCGCCTCAGCGATTTTCTCCAGAACGAGGTCCGGGCCATGCAACTGCCCGACGTAGAGCGCCTCGGCTGA
- a CDS encoding NorM family multidrug efflux MATE transporter, with amino-acid sequence MQHPARTELWAILRLAGPLIASQLAHMLMVLTDTLMMARLSPEALAGGGLGAATYSFVSIFCIGVIAAVGTLVAIRQGAGDIEGAARLTQAGLWLAWLMALVAGLLLWNLKPVLLLFGQTETNVQSAGQFLLILPFALPGYLSFMALRGFTSAIGRATPVMVISLGGTVANFLLNYALITGMFGLPKLGLVGIGLVTAIVANCMALALAWHIKRHPAYAAYPLRQGLARPNRQYLRELWRLGLPIGGTYAVEVGLFAFAALCMGTMGSTQLAAHQIALQIVSVAFMVPAGISYAITMRIGQHYGAGQLLHARMAGRVGIAFGGAAMLGFAMVFWLLPNQLIGLFLDHDDPAFRDVINLAVSLLAVAAWFELFDGTQTIAMGAIRGLKDAKTTFLVGLGCYWLIGAPAAWLMAFTLGWGATGVWWGLASGLACAAISLTLAFEWKMRRMIRREGAEPVARDNFQAAQDSL; translated from the coding sequence ATGCAGCATCCAGCACGCACCGAACTCTGGGCCATCCTGCGGCTGGCCGGGCCGCTGATCGCCTCACAGTTGGCGCACATGCTGATGGTGCTGACCGACACCCTGATGATGGCCCGCTTGAGCCCGGAAGCCCTGGCCGGCGGCGGTCTCGGCGCGGCCACCTATTCGTTCGTGTCGATCTTCTGCATCGGCGTGATCGCGGCGGTCGGGACCCTGGTCGCGATTCGCCAGGGCGCCGGCGACATCGAAGGCGCCGCGCGCCTGACCCAGGCCGGGCTCTGGCTGGCGTGGCTGATGGCGCTGGTCGCCGGCCTGCTGCTGTGGAACCTCAAGCCGGTGTTGCTGCTGTTCGGCCAGACCGAAACCAACGTGCAGTCCGCCGGTCAGTTCCTGCTGATCCTGCCGTTCGCCCTGCCCGGCTACCTGAGCTTCATGGCCCTGCGCGGCTTCACCAGCGCCATCGGCCGCGCCACGCCGGTGATGGTCATCAGCCTGGGCGGCACGGTGGCCAACTTCCTGCTCAATTACGCCTTGATCACCGGCATGTTCGGCCTGCCGAAACTGGGGCTGGTGGGGATCGGCCTGGTCACCGCGATCGTCGCCAACTGCATGGCCCTGGCACTGGCCTGGCACATCAAGCGCCACCCGGCCTATGCCGCCTACCCGCTGCGCCAGGGCCTGGCGCGGCCCAATCGCCAATACCTGCGGGAACTCTGGCGCCTGGGCCTGCCCATCGGCGGCACCTACGCGGTGGAAGTCGGGCTGTTCGCCTTCGCCGCGCTGTGCATGGGCACCATGGGCAGCACCCAGCTGGCGGCGCACCAGATCGCCCTGCAGATCGTCTCCGTGGCCTTCATGGTGCCGGCCGGGATCTCTTACGCGATCACCATGCGCATCGGCCAGCACTACGGCGCCGGGCAGCTGTTGCACGCGCGCATGGCCGGGCGGGTCGGGATCGCCTTTGGTGGCGCGGCCATGCTGGGCTTCGCCATGGTGTTCTGGCTGTTGCCGAACCAGTTGATCGGGCTGTTCCTCGACCATGACGACCCGGCCTTTCGCGACGTGATCAACCTGGCGGTCAGCCTGCTGGCGGTCGCGGCCTGGTTCGAGCTGTTCGATGGCACACAGACCATCGCCATGGGTGCGATTCGCGGGCTCAAGGACGCCAAGACCACCTTCCTCGTGGGCCTGGGCTGCTATTGGCTGATCGGTGCGCCGGCGGCCTGGCTGATGGCCTTCACCCTGGGCTGGGGCGCGACCGGCGTGTGGTGGGGCCTGGCATCGGGGCTGGCATGTGCCGCCATCAGCCTGACCCTGGCCTTCGAATGGAAGATGCGCCGGATGATTCGCCGGGAAGGTGCGGAGCCTGTCGCGCGGGATAACTTCCAGGCCGCCCAGGATTCCCTGTAG